The region CGATAGCATCGCGAACAAAATGGCTGACGTCCGTTTCGGAGTCAGTCATTTGACCGAACTGAATTCGCGAAGCTTGTTTGCTACGGTGATGTTCGATCGCGAAGGGGTGACCAGCCAAAATAGAAAATTGGTCTATCAAAATATGGGTTTGCAGATTGACGAATCGTTGTCCATTGCCGCGGCGGCGAATTGGGACGAGGTGTCAGGAGAAACCGAATCAGAAAAGTTACAAACGCTTCTAGAACATTGCGAAAACACATGTGACTATGTCGTGGTTCCCGATGAAAAGACGGCCGCCCACATCCAGCAGCACTGTGCATTCAATATTATCAATCGCTACGCAGCCAAATTACGTAACGGAATCGTCAACGGAAACTGGGAACGAGTTTCCGGACCGATCCAGACCAGCGAAAACGAGTCGGTGGAAATCTATCGCTCGCGGCGAATCGCTTCGCAACCACGCGTTGCTCGCCATTCAACGGTGCAAGCACTGAACTAATTCAAGACGTTTTGCCTATTCAACACGCCTTACCTAGCGAGCCCACCGTGTGCCGCCCGCTTTGCCGTTTGCGTCGCAGGACGAACAAAGCAGACGGCCGATACCGAATGGGGTGTCGCTGGGCCGAGCGTGCCGTGACGCTCCGCTGGAGTGACGCTTCGAAACTAAAGCTCGTCGCCGATGTCTACGCCTTCTTCAGCGATCGCGTCTTCTTTTTCTGCCTCTAACCTCGCTTGCTCGACGATGTCGGGATTATCCGCAAGGAATTGATCGAGTTCATTCAAACTGGTCGCTTCTGGCTCGGGCTCGCTGCAACCTAGCAATACAAAAGCACTGCTCAGCAAAATACCGAAGCATAGAAGGTGAGACGAAATCTTAGTCATGAAATTGTTTCCTAGAAAATAAGTCAGTGTGTTTAGCGGAAAATCGCCGATTCGGAGTGTGCGTTCAAAATTCGCCAATCCTGCTGTTGATAACAGCCAAAATCGGAAACCGATAGCGTGTGCTAACGATTTCACGCTCCGGATAAATCAAACAATCGAGCGGCAATCAAATCGTTGCACCATCGAGTGCCGCTGTCACGCATGTGTGCTCGCATCGCGATGAGACGGCATGGCTGGCTTGAAATGATCGCGCTCAAGCCAGCCGTCGTTCGCACTACGTACGGCGACGTAGATCCATCCGTCATTAAAATTCTTTGTCGATCGTTTCCTTGGCCGCCTTCGTGCCAAGTTTGCCCCACAGGCCAAATGGGCTGGGGCTACCGGGAGGAAGACAATTGCCATTGATGCACACGGTCTTGCCATTGAGGTTGCCGGTTTCAATCGAGTCCGTAATGAACTTCACAGCACCGTCGCCCATCAACACATGGACTCCGCCTTGATGGCGACTCGAGGGAGGATAGACTCCTGCGGCGATGTGGTCCCAACCGGAGCAGATTTCGGCATTGGGGGGCAGAATCGTATTCATGCCGGACATGCCTGGGACGCCCAACGCCCATTTGTAACCACGACGATTTTCGGAATTGGTGAGCAGCGGTGCTCCGGCGTCCCAAAAAAGCGGACGCTCTGCATCAAGGTATTGGCGACATTTGAGGAACTCGCCTGCTTTATAAACGTTGGCACCATTGCGCCGGCTTGCGGGGCCAATTGAGGTTCCGGGCCTTCCGAATTGCGTGCGGCGATCTCGATCCCCGATATCCGTTAGGATCTCACCGGCACAAATTGTGTTCGAAAGACCATCGAGTACATCACGAAATCGCACGTTCTTGATCCCGGGAAAGATCATCCCGCGGTTAGACGCGCGTAGCCGCTGAGCGTTCGTCGAACTTGAAGGCTTGCCGGTCGCCGCATCGAGCACGCCGTAGGCCGAGGTATGAAGCACGGCGTCCCCTAGGCAATAGCCGTAGTTCGTTCGCCCTTGCGCCGGGAGCCCGACGCCTGGATCACTAGGGCACCGCAAGGTTGGGATGTTCGTCAACCAAGGATCATAGGTTCCGACATCGCTGTGATTGGTAAGCCCCATCAACGGTGATGGCCCCATTGCCTGGAACGTTCCTACCGAGTTGGTTAGTGGATTGGAAATCCGTTCCCAGAGTGCTTGTTGTTCGATGAATGGTGTCAGTCCAACCAGCCAATTCAAATTGGAAATGTTGTGTGCGGTTGGTGGTGTGTATTGTTGCACCCGAGACGTCCCAGACATCGTCGTTCCGGTCATCGTTGCCGGCAATCGTTTG is a window of Novipirellula caenicola DNA encoding:
- a CDS encoding DUF1559 domain-containing protein, with the translated sequence MKLTKRSAFTLVELLVVIAIIGVLVGLLLPAVQAAREAARRMSCSNNVKQIGLGVHNYHSAYKRLPATMTGTTMSGTSRVQQYTPPTAHNISNLNWLVGLTPFIEQQALWERISNPLTNSVGTFQAMGPSPLMGLTNHSDVGTYDPWLTNIPTLRCPSDPGVGLPAQGRTNYGYCLGDAVLHTSAYGVLDAATGKPSSSTNAQRLRASNRGMIFPGIKNVRFRDVLDGLSNTICAGEILTDIGDRDRRTQFGRPGTSIGPASRRNGANVYKAGEFLKCRQYLDAERPLFWDAGAPLLTNSENRRGYKWALGVPGMSGMNTILPPNAEICSGWDHIAAGVYPPSSRHQGGVHVLMGDGAVKFITDSIETGNLNGKTVCINGNCLPPGSPSPFGLWGKLGTKAAKETIDKEF